A region of Streptomyces halobius DNA encodes the following proteins:
- a CDS encoding sialidase family protein: MAYEGSVPYRAGTEGYASFRIPAVVRARSGAVLAFAEGRVTSAADHGDIDLVLKRSHDGGRTWDPLQVVARNGTGTAGNPAPVVLAGGRVLLLQVHSAADATEDRIRRGEVPAADGRRVWIQHSDDDGATWSPPREITGQAKRPEWRWYATGPGHALRLRHGPYAGRLVVPANHSTPPSDPSDAGTEARYNGGHALLSDDDGTTWRIGYTDSDTDRSVAPNETTAAELPDGSLYVNTRTESAAPWHRADAVSMYGGAHLAAPFRPQAGLAGPVCQGSVLHLGDPDALLFSGPAHPAARALMALRVSRDGGRTWRTAHTVSGLPAAYSDLVRLDDASVGLLYETGDFSAYSTLTFRRIPVEEPDDQQRHAP, translated from the coding sequence GTGGCGTACGAGGGCTCAGTGCCGTACCGGGCCGGGACGGAGGGCTACGCGAGCTTCCGGATCCCGGCGGTCGTACGGGCGCGCTCCGGGGCCGTCCTCGCCTTCGCCGAGGGCCGGGTCACCTCGGCCGCCGACCACGGTGACATCGACCTCGTCCTCAAACGCTCCCACGACGGCGGCCGCACCTGGGACCCGCTCCAGGTCGTCGCCCGCAACGGCACCGGCACCGCCGGCAACCCGGCCCCTGTCGTCCTGGCCGGCGGACGGGTGCTGCTGCTCCAGGTCCACAGCGCCGCCGACGCCACCGAGGACCGCATCCGCCGCGGCGAGGTTCCCGCCGCCGACGGCCGTCGGGTCTGGATCCAGCACAGCGACGACGACGGCGCCACCTGGAGCCCGCCGCGCGAGATCACCGGCCAGGCCAAGCGGCCGGAGTGGCGGTGGTACGCCACCGGGCCCGGCCATGCGCTGCGGCTGCGCCACGGCCCGTACGCCGGACGGCTGGTCGTTCCCGCCAACCACTCCACGCCGCCGAGCGACCCCTCCGACGCCGGGACCGAAGCCCGCTACAACGGCGGCCACGCACTGCTCAGCGACGACGACGGCACCACCTGGCGGATCGGCTACACCGACAGTGACACCGACCGCTCCGTCGCCCCCAACGAGACCACCGCCGCCGAACTCCCCGACGGCAGCCTCTACGTGAACACCCGCACCGAGTCCGCCGCGCCCTGGCACCGCGCCGACGCCGTCTCGATGTACGGAGGTGCGCACCTCGCCGCCCCCTTCCGGCCGCAGGCGGGCCTGGCCGGACCGGTCTGCCAGGGCAGCGTGCTGCACCTCGGCGATCCCGACGCGCTGCTGTTCTCCGGGCCCGCCCACCCGGCCGCGCGTGCCCTGATGGCCCTGCGCGTCAGCCGCGACGGCGGCCGGACCTGGCGGACCGCGCACACCGTCTCCGGGCTCCCCGCCGCCTACTCCGACCTCGTACGCCTCGACGACGCGAGCGTCGGACTGCTCTACGAGACGGGCGACTTCAGCGCCTACTCGACCCTTACGTTCCGCCGCATCCCCGTGGAGGAGCCGGATGACCAGCAACGACACGCACCGTAG